In Thermococcus chitonophagus, the genomic stretch TGCACGATCTCATCCTTTATCCTTTCTTGAACCTCCTTGGGTAGCCCAGCCATGAATCCAAATCCTGGCATGTCTATGATCTTGTGTCCCTTCCACTCTATCTCAATTATCTTCCTTGTAACTCCGGGCCTCTTCCCTCGCCTAACCTTTTTACCTGTAAGCTGATATATTAGGGTGCTTTTACCAACGTTTGACCTTCCCACGAATATTATCGTCGCCATCACAACATCCACATCCGCTATTCTTATAAATTCAACTGTATTCTGCGGGATGATGTCATACAGGTTTCATAAAGATGCGTATCTCCTGGTTATCTATTATTTCATAGCTTGGTTAGGTGGCACTATGGCATGGTTCGTTCAGCCCTTCTATTTCCAGTCCCTTGGGTATAGTTATGAGGATCTTGGAGTTATATTTTCGGTAATATTCGTGACCCAAGCCTTTGCCTTAATCTTTACCGGTCCTTTTACCGCGAAGTTTGGGTACAGGAGGAGTATATTCCTAGCAGTGCTGTTCTTTATGATAACGAGGGCAATTCACGTTCTCTTCCCTATATATCCTCTCCTTATCTTTGCCTCGGTAAGCTTCGGTATTGGAATGGCCCTTGAGTATCCAGCTTTAATGAGTCTCCTCTCCGAGAGCGTTGAGGAGGAGAGAAGGAACTACATATTCTCACTTAACTGGGGACTGGCAACAGTTGGTGGTGGCCTTGGGACGCTTTTTGGTGGGTATTTGTCCTCTCTTTTGGGGTATAGGATTACCCTCGCTATAGCTTCACTCTTCGTCCCGCTTCAGGGTATGATAATGGTTCTAGTTACTCCGGTTAGGGAGAGAGTTGAAGAGGATATTCACTTAGAGTGTTTGATTTTAGTAAAGATAGCAAAGCTTTCCATCCCCATAGCCGTCATTGGGGTTGCAGGTGGGATAACGATGAACTATATGGGACCGTGGTTTAGGGATTACTTCGGCATAAACGTTGAGAAAATTGGGTGGATATTCACATTTTTCATGATATTTACGGGCCTTGGAACGTTGCTCTCCCCATACCTAGCTGAAAAATTCTCCAACTACTGGATAATCCTTACATTCACGCTCTTAAGTGGCTTTTCAACATTCCTGCTTCCCCTCGATGGTCTGTTTTTGGCCATAGCTCTGCATACTCTTAGAATGCTCCTAATAAATATGGAAACCCCTATATGGGATTCCCTATATGTTAGCTACTTTGCAGAAAATAATAGATCAACAGCACTTGCCTTGAAGAGCTTTGCGTGGACAGTCTCCTATGGAGTGAGCCAGTACATTGGAGGCTGGCTCTTTAACAAGTCCTTGACATGGCCTTTTTATGTGAGTGGAGTTATCTACATGCTATCGGCTTTACTCTTCGTGGAAATATACAAGAAGAGGAATCAACCATAGATGACCTCATGCGACAATATCTGCTGGATTAGCTTCCTCTCGTTTCCTAGGACTTTGTCTATTGCCTTTAGGAAGTCCTCCTGGGTTACGTACGTCCTTCTATCTCTAATTGCAAACATTCCTGCCTCAGTTGCGATTGCCTTTAGATCAGCTCCACTCGCCCCTTCAGTCATCTCTGCTATTATCCTTAGGTCTACTCCTCTCATTTTCATTTTTCTCGTGTGGACCTTTAAAATCTCAAGTCTGCCCTCGAAGTCTGGTAGAGGCACCTCAATTAGCCTATCAAATCTTCCTGGTCTGAGCAGTGCTGGGTCAAGTATGTCTGGTCTGTTTGTTGCTGCTATAACCTTCACGTTGCCCCTCGGATCGAATCCATCCATCTCAGCTAATAACTGCATCAGAGTTCTGTTGACTTCTCTCTCGCCACCGGTTGTTTCATCCATCCTCTTTGCTCCAATGGCATCAATCTCGTCAATGAATATAATTGTTGGAGCTTTCTCCTTTGCCAGCTCGAAGAGCTCATGGACGAGCCTCGCTCCTTCACCGATGTACTTCCTCACGAGCTCACTTCCAACGACCCTGATGAAGGTCGCATTAACCTCATGCGCTAGGGCTTTGGCCATTAAAGTTTTACCGCATCCTGGAGGCCCGTACAGGAGGACACCTTTTGGTGGATCTATGCCAACTTCTTCGAATAACTCTGGATGCTTGAGTGGCAGCTCAATGGCTTCTCTCAGTTCTTGTAGTTGCTTCTTTAGGCCTCCAATATCATTATACGTTACATTCGGTCTCTCTATAACTTCAAACCCTAAAACTGCTGGATCTTTTGATGTTGGTAGCACCTCAACTACTGCCATTGTTCTCTGATCTAAAGCAACTCTTGCTCCTGGCCTTAGTTTGCTCCTATCAATCCATGGTGCAATTCTCACGACGAACCTGGGCCCATTATAGTTCTGTACTATTGCCCTGTCGTCATCTAACACTTCAATTACAGTACCCGCAAATGCTGGCGGTTGTCTTAGCCTCGACATCTCACTCCTTAACCTAGAAAGCTCTCTCTCAAGTCTCTCCTTATCAGCTTCAAGCATTCTCACTTGAAGTTCAAGCTGTCTTATCCTTCTTTTGAGGTACGTTATGTAATCATCGTAATTTCCTTGAAATTGAACCTCATCTCCACTCATAATTTCCACCTCTCGCTTAGGTATCACTCTAAATGAAGCTACTTCTTACTCCTTTATAAAGGTTTGTTCAAAAATGAAAGAAATTTTGGCCTTATTCGGCCAAAAACTCTAAGGCCTTTTCGGTTTTCTTATCAAAAAGAACGAGAAGGTCTTCCTTGACTTTAATGGTTACCTTTTCTCCGAAGTTGAAGTGCTCTCCTTCTGGCGCGAATACCTTGACTATTGAGTTGTTAATTGATATCGTTACTATTTGCTCCCTTCCGAGGGGCTCAAATGAGTAAACTTCTCCGACTATTCCCTGTGATATCCCCTTTTCAACTTCGGCGTCATGAGGTCTGAATCCTATATAAACCTCCTTTACGCCGGTTTTCTCTATTATTCCTCTGTACTGTCTTGGAATTGGAATAGAACTCTCCTCTGTTATGACTAACTTTCCGTCTTCGACCTTTGCCTCTAGGAAGTTCATAGGTGGATTGCCCAGGAATCCTCCCACGAACTTGTACTTGGGCTTGTAATAGACCTCATCTGGCGTTCCAACTTGGAGTATCCTCCCCTCTTTAATTACGGCAATTCTATCGGCCATAGCTAGTGCTTCAGCCTGATCGTGGGTAACGTAAACGGCTGTAATTCCCAGCTCCTTCTGCAATCTTTTCAATTCTGCCCTAACTTCGAGCCTTAGAAGGGCGTCCAAGTTGCTTAGGGGTTCATCCAAGAGGAGGACATCTGGTTCTTTTACTAGAGCCCTTGCTATCGCAACCCTCTGTTGCTGTCCCCCGCTGAGTTGCCACGGATACCTGTCAAGGAGCTTGTCAATGTGGAGCATCCTGGCTACTTCCCTAACTTTCTTGTCAATTTCTTCCCTGGGGACCTTTCTAAGCTCTAGGGGGAATGCTATGTTTTTGTACACTGTCATGTGTGGGTAGAGGGCCCAGTTCTGGAAGACAAGGCCCACATTTCTGTCTTTGGGTGGTAGCTCGGTAACATCCCTATCATCAAAGTACACCTTCCCAGAAGTTGGCTTGTATATCCCCGCTATGGTGTATAAGAGTGTTGATTTTCCACTTCCCGACGGCCCCAGGAGCGCCATAAACTCTCTGTCTTTTATCTCAAGATTAACGTTATCTAGAGCCGTAAAATTCCCAAACTTCTTAACTATATTCTCTAATCTCACGCTAACCATGCTATCACCCCTTAATTCCTCCCGAGTACCCTCTCAGGAGGATTTGCTGAGCTGTAAGGAAAAATATTATCGTTGGAAGCAGGTAGAGGGTTCCAGCTGCCGCAATTAATGGCATGTGAGTATACTCTGCTTCTATGTTCGCTTCAATGAAAGTTGCAAGTGTTTGATCAATAAGGAAAGTTCTCACATAGATAATGTCCTGCCACCCGGCTAGGAATGAAAATAGTGCAACCGCAAGTATTCCGGGTTTTATTAGGGGCAGCATGATCTTTCTCCAAACCGTTATCCTCGATGCTCCATCGATGATACCGCTCCATTCAAACTCCCAAGGAATTGTATCGAAGAACCCCTTCATCAGCCAGACAGACATAGGAACCTCTAATGCAGCTCTTGCAAATATTACGTAGATGAAGGAATAGAGTCTAACCCAGTCTTGTCCCTGAGGGAACGAGATTCTGTACAGTAGGTAAACTCCAACGATTAACGCCACCCCAGGAAATGCGTGAAGTAGCATAAGCGAGACTATCATCCACTTCCTTCCCTTAAAGTCCATCCTCGAGAGAGCGTAGCCTGACATTACGCTAACAAGGGTTACCAATCCCGAGACTCCCAGGGCTACGATTAAAGTATTTAGAACAATTCTAATCATGTTAACCCTAACGCCGCCTGTTATTGCCAGCTTTCCCCTGAACACGTTGATCCAGTTCTCGAGAGTTGGATGGAAGCTCTTAAAGTTAAAGTTAGTAACCATATCCTTACTGAAGCTTGAGATTATCAGCAGGGAAAACCCTATGAGGAGAGGAAGTGTTGCTAGGAATATTGCCAGTATCAAAATCCCTTCGTACTTCCTGGGCCTTGTTTCGACGTCTTTCATTAGAGATCACCCCTTGGCCTTTTGATCATCTTTTCAAATTGAAGAACCTTCAGCGTAATCAGCCCCCCAATGATCCCCAATATCGAGAGAACAACGGCGGCTGCAGCCGCTAGCCCCTGGTCCTGCTCTCCTCTGCCAAAGGCCGTATTGAACACATACAGTGCTAGCGTCGTTCCATAGTCCCTATCCACGAGGTCCCATTCGACCAGTAAGAACAGGTGGGGGTACGTTGTTAGTAGGCTTAGGAACTGCCAAGTCAGAACATAG encodes the following:
- a CDS encoding carbohydrate ABC transporter permease, producing MKDVETRPRKYEGILILAIFLATLPLLIGFSLLIISSFSKDMVTNFNFKSFHPTLENWINVFRGKLAITGGVRVNMIRIVLNTLIVALGVSGLVTLVSVMSGYALSRMDFKGRKWMIVSLMLLHAFPGVALIVGVYLLYRISFPQGQDWVRLYSFIYVIFARAALEVPMSVWLMKGFFDTIPWEFEWSGIIDGASRITVWRKIMLPLIKPGILAVALFSFLAGWQDIIYVRTFLIDQTLATFIEANIEAEYTHMPLIAAAGTLYLLPTIIFFLTAQQILLRGYSGGIKG
- a CDS encoding MFS transporter produces the protein MSYRFHKDAYLLVIYYFIAWLGGTMAWFVQPFYFQSLGYSYEDLGVIFSVIFVTQAFALIFTGPFTAKFGYRRSIFLAVLFFMITRAIHVLFPIYPLLIFASVSFGIGMALEYPALMSLLSESVEEERRNYIFSLNWGLATVGGGLGTLFGGYLSSLLGYRITLAIASLFVPLQGMIMVLVTPVRERVEEDIHLECLILVKIAKLSIPIAVIGVAGGITMNYMGPWFRDYFGINVEKIGWIFTFFMIFTGLGTLLSPYLAEKFSNYWIILTFTLLSGFSTFLLPLDGLFLAIALHTLRMLLINMETPIWDSLYVSYFAENNRSTALALKSFAWTVSYGVSQYIGGWLFNKSLTWPFYVSGVIYMLSALLFVEIYKKRNQP
- a CDS encoding proteasome-activating nucleotidase, which gives rise to MSGDEVQFQGNYDDYITYLKRRIRQLELQVRMLEADKERLERELSRLRSEMSRLRQPPAFAGTVIEVLDDDRAIVQNYNGPRFVVRIAPWIDRSKLRPGARVALDQRTMAVVEVLPTSKDPAVLGFEVIERPNVTYNDIGGLKKQLQELREAIELPLKHPELFEEVGIDPPKGVLLYGPPGCGKTLMAKALAHEVNATFIRVVGSELVRKYIGEGARLVHELFELAKEKAPTIIFIDEIDAIGAKRMDETTGGEREVNRTLMQLLAEMDGFDPRGNVKVIAATNRPDILDPALLRPGRFDRLIEVPLPDFEGRLEILKVHTRKMKMRGVDLRIIAEMTEGASGADLKAIATEAGMFAIRDRRTYVTQEDFLKAIDKVLGNERKLIQQILSHEVIYG
- a CDS encoding ABC transporter ATP-binding protein produces the protein MVSVRLENIVKKFGNFTALDNVNLEIKDREFMALLGPSGSGKSTLLYTIAGIYKPTSGKVYFDDRDVTELPPKDRNVGLVFQNWALYPHMTVYKNIAFPLELRKVPREEIDKKVREVARMLHIDKLLDRYPWQLSGGQQQRVAIARALVKEPDVLLLDEPLSNLDALLRLEVRAELKRLQKELGITAVYVTHDQAEALAMADRIAVIKEGRILQVGTPDEVYYKPKYKFVGGFLGNPPMNFLEAKVEDGKLVITEESSIPIPRQYRGIIEKTGVKEVYIGFRPHDAEVEKGISQGIVGEVYSFEPLGREQIVTISINNSIVKVFAPEGEHFNFGEKVTIKVKEDLLVLFDKKTEKALEFLAE